The Neptunomonas concharum genomic interval GCTATCGGCCGATGGCAAACCCGACTGCTATGTAGAAGTCAAAAATGTCACTCTGCTTGAGGAGAATAATCTAGGCAGCTTCCCAGATGCAGTAACTACCCGTGGCACCAAACACCTTCGCGAACTCATGGAGATGAAATCACAGGGCGCGCGTGCCGTACTCTTTTTTAATGTAGCCCATACAGGCATATCGGCGGTTACACCCAATCGGTGCATTGACCCGATCTATACAGACACACTAGAGGAAGCGATTAACCACGGGGTTGAAGTACTGGCCTATGGTGCAGATATTTCCGATACACACATCCACATAAATAACCCCATACCGTTTTCCATGAATAAAACGATTGATCATTAGTTCGCGTCAGACACACTCGACATCGGGTGTTTTGGAGATAACCCGTAATTGCCTAGAATCTCTGCCCATTGCGAGTCACTACCCATCTCTTTGGCATGTATTTGTATGAAATCATTTAGCTGTTGATCATCTGTTTTTAATAAAAAACTGCGTAGAAACCCGTGATGCAAAGAGAAAGACAGTTTCTCTGTCCACTGGTTTGACTTCATTAGATAACGACTTGCCGAAAGCGGCGCTATACCGACATCAAACCTATCCAAAAGTAACATCTCTAACAGTTGCGATTCGTCTTGGGTATCAACCCGCGATATCTCACCCGACGCCACCATTGGGTCAATATTGATATATCGATACCCCAAAATCCCGCCTAAACGCGCACCTTTAAGCTCATCTGGCGTAGAAAACGTTCTGTTAGCTTCTGGTCTCCAAACGTAGATGCTGCCGTCTTCAAGTATCGGCTTTGTCCACTGATATTTTTCTGCAGCCCCTGGACCAAACCACGCCGGTGTTACCCAAGGGATAACCATATCAGTATCAACCATTAATTGATCCAGTCGCTTTCTGGGCATGACCTCAACATCAAACTGATAAGCCCCACCACTTTTTTCAGTCAGGTATTTTGCCAGATCATAGGTTAAACCGTTGTTTGCGCCTGTAATAAACGGGGGCGTTTTGTGATAGGTATATAAAGTTATAGACTCTGCTCCGATAACGGCTGAGCTAAAAAACAGCAGCGGTATCAAGCGCTTTACGAAAAAGTTCAAGTAATTTTTAAGATTCATGGTGCACCTACCAAGCCCGGATCCTAACAGCACGCATAGGATGTTTAGTTGACTATACAACTCAAGTTTAGACCAAAAAATCGACATAGGTTATTTCATAAAAAATATTTCACCTAAGCGGAATAAAGCAGCTTCTCTAGCTTGGGTTATCGGGTGAGCAAAACTTAAACGGATACAATGATGGTAATTATCGGCTGCCGAAAATAACGCCCCTGGTGTAATGACCATGCCTTCTCTGAGTGCCTCATTATAGTGAGCCAGCGTATTCAGGTGATCAGGCAATTGTAGCCATAGTGCTAGACCACCTTCAGGAACCGATAGCTTTATATCCGACGGCCACTGCTCATTGAGATAGTTAACTAATTGATCACAGTTATAGCGCAGCACTTCCCGCTGTTTTCGCAGATGTGCATCATATGCACCATCTTTAAAAAAACTGACCACACCCTGCTGGACAAACCGACTACTGGCTAGCATCGTAACCAGTTTGAGATGCTTCACTTTATCATGCCAGCGGGCTGCAGCTATCCAGCCTATGCGAATATCCCTAGACAGATTTTTTGATAAAGAGCTGCATAAAATGACCCGATCTTCTGTATCCAATGCTTTTAAGGGCTCAGGACGAACAAAGAATCCCAGATCACCATAAATATCATCTTCGATCACTGCAAAGTCATACGTATTCGCCAGATGGATCAGTTCTTCTCTCGCGGAGTGCGTTAACGTTGCACCACAAGGCGTAGCGAACGCTGGCGTCACTACGCATGCTTTAATTTTCCAGCGCGTTAACGCCTCAGCTAACACCTGGGTTTGCAAGCCATCTACCGCAGAACTTGGTATTTCTAACGCTTTCAAACCTAGCTGTTCCAGCAATTGAAACACGCCATAAAAACCTGGGGATTCGACTGCAACGGTATCTCCGATTTGACACGTTGCCATCAGCGCAAGAAATAAGGCTTGTTGGCACCCTGCCGTAATACACAGGTCTTCAGTAGTTAGCTCACAGCTCAAGCGTCTATAACGCTGAGCAATCAATGCCCGTAGCTCGATATGTCCAGCAGGTCCATCATAGTATTGGTGAGCGGCCCCTCTTTGTGAGCGAAGGGCTCTCCCGATATGCCGGTTGAGTAACTGAACGGCATGGCTATTCTCTTCACGCTGATGGCGTTCTGGAAGCAGGTCAAAAGCAGCACCTCGCGCCATAACGTCCATGACGACATCACTCACCGATACGGGTAAAGGCGCTGATATAGGCGGCCGGCTTTCAGGTAACGGCCTTTCGATACGGCTACCACACACAAAGTAGCCTGATTTTGGACGCGCTTCGATTAAACCACTTGCTTCCAATCGTTGGTAAGCATGAAGCACCGTAGCTTTTGATAAGGCTTTGGTTTCACAAAGTGAGCGAATGGAAGGTAGTCGGTCACCTTTACCCCAGCGCTTTTTTTGGATCCCTTCAATCAGCCACGCTTCTAATTGTCGGTATCGATATTCACTTCCCATAGTCTTTTCCTGTAGGTATGGATACCCGTTGGCCCAAAAAACAATCTGTACCTATTTTATAATATTTTTTTATACCTGTTCCTATTCATTGTTCTTATTTAGGCTTCACCCTCAATAAAACGTAACGTGTCAACGTGGTGCCTAATGCAACAGATTCCTGTAGAACAGATTGAGGTTATGCCATTTTCAAAGGACGAAAAAATACATGTCCGTTTAACGGAAGGGCGCTTTCAACAACTCCGAAGGCTTATCAGTTGGCCACTACTTTTTGCCTATTTTGCCCTAGTGTGGATACAAGTCGGCGATAAGCCCTGGCTACTTTTCGACTTTAGCCAGCGCAGTATTCATCTTTTTGGTAACTCACTCTCTTGGCATGATCTTCCGCTCTTAGCGGGTGTCATGATCGCGGGTGCGAGCTTGCTGTTCTTTATGGCAGTTGCTTGGGGGCGAGTTTGGTGTGGGTTTGCGTGCCCACAAAGTATCTGGACATGGGTGTTCATCCGCATAGAAAACTGGACAGAAGGACGTGCCAGCCTCAGAGCAAAGCAAGACAGCCAACCGATGACAGGTGGCAAGCTGGTACGGCGTATCGCAAAACATAGTCTATGGATTAGCGTATCTCTGTTAACCGCCATCACTTTTACTGGCTATTTCATCCCAATTCGTGAGCTTTTCGAAGCCCTGTTAAATTTGAGTGCAAGCCAATCTGTTGTAGGCTGGATCACGATCATGGCAGCCCTGACCTATGCCAATGCTGGCTTAGTCAGGGAGAAAATTTGCTTACATGCATGCCCCTATTCTCGATTTCAAGGCGTAATGTTTGACGATCATACCCGCACCGTTAGTTATGACCGTCAACGCGGTGAACCCCGCGGCCACCTACGCTGTAGCGATGGTACAACGGGGGACTGCGTGGACTGTAACCTCTGCGTTCAAGTATGCCCAACAGGCATTGATATCCGACACGGTCTGCAAGCTGCCTGTATTGACTGTGGGGCGTGTATTGATGCCTGCGACCAAGTGATGGATAAATTAAAGCGGCCTCGCGGATTGATTCGCTTTACCTCTGATGCGCTACTCAATAAACAAAACAGCCCTATTTGGCGGCCCCGCCTGCTTGGGTATTTATTAATATTGATCATAGCAACAGGTGCCACTGTATTTGGACTAACGCAAAAAACCGATATCCTAATAGAAATACGCCGAGATCGCGGTGCGCTATTCCATCAGCCGGATGATGATACAGTTTGTAATCGTTACCTCATTAAAGCTGAGCCGTTTCATTCATCAATTCAGCGTCTTACAGTTACTGCGGCAGGTATTTCTAATATTCGTTTAGAGGGGTTATCTGTACTTTCTAAAGAGCATTATGGGTATTGGATTCCTTATCAAGTATGTACTGAGCATAAAGTTGCCTCAGGAACACCGATTAAGTTTACTTTTTCTGGTGCGGGCTTAACCGCAACAAAAGAAACCCGCTTTATTACCCGAAACCGTTGATGTTAAAAAGCAGCCCTGCGGGGCTGCTCTAACGTTAAACGTCGATGATACCGGCAGCTTGGGCCATTAACTCATAACTACGTTTACGTGATTCATAATCATGGGTAACGGTGACCAACCCGATCTCGTTAGTACCCCAGTATTGAGTTAGGGCTGCTAATTGCTCAGCACACTCATCAGGCGAGCCCAGTAATACCGAATTAATGAGTTCGTCAAAATAGCGCTGATCGGACAGTGGCAAGGTCTTTAGTTGATTGAGCGCCTCCTCCGGACTCAGCCAAGGATTCCTGACACCGTGGCGAAACGCCATCACTTTCCAAAGCGCCTGCGGAGCCGCTAAGTAGAGCGCTTCTTCTCGGGTTGGCGCACACAGAGCGGAGACAGTAATCATGGTTTGGGGCTCGCCAGCATGCCCAGACTCGCGAAAGGCTCGCTGATACTCACGCATAATGGCAACGGTTTGATCGCCCGGGCTGATAAAAAGCCCTAATGACATTTTCATTCCCATCTGACCTGCAAAGGCGGCACTGCCACCACTGGTACCTAACATCCATAATTCAGGACATGGTTGATCATCCGGCATCACTTTTAAATCGCTAAAAGCGTGACTATCAGCAAAACCGTCTCTTAAGAAACCACAAAGTAGCTGGGTTTGCTCTGCATAACGCTGCCCATTATCTGGCCGGTAAGGGTACGCAAGTGCCTGACTTGCTACGCCATCGCCTCCGGGTGCCCGACCAATGCCTAAATCAATGCGCCCAGGAAATAAGGTTTCGAGCATGCGAAATTGCTCGGCTACTTTGTAAGGGTTGTGGTTAGCCAGCATCACACCACCGCTCCCCACACGAATCTCCTTGGTTATGGACGCTATGTGACTAATCAATACTTCCGGGCACGGGCCAGCAAAACTATTGCTATTATGGTGCTCTGCCAACCAGTAACGCTGATAGCCCCACTGATCACAGGCTTTCGCTAATTGTGCAGATAATGTTGGGGCTTGGTCCGCTCCAGCTGTTCCCAACTGTACTGGGGACTGATCCACAACGGTAAGTTGATATGTCATAACACATCCTTCGTTTAAAATAGAGAAAGCTCAGTGTCAGGCGTAGAGAGCGCCAATGTTTTGATAGCCAACAAAGCCTTGCTTAACACCTCGTTATTTTCTGCAGCGCTGATACAGATGCGAACCGCCTGCGGAGCGGCATAATTAGCAACCGCAAAACTCTCTGCAGCGGTAATCATAATCTTTTGCGTTTCAACTGCTCGGACAAAATCCAGTGCGCGCCAATGATCCGGCAAGGATAACCAGACAAAAAAACTATCCGCTCTGGCATGAAACTCCAATCCCGCCAATAACGTTTTTGCGATAAGAAATCGCTCCCTCAACTTTTTCTTTTGCTGATTTAATAATTTGTCAGCATGTCCTTGCTTAATCCAACGGCAGGCGATTTCAACCATCAACGGGGCAGCCATCCAACAACTCGCACGCAATGCGGCCGATACCTTACAGTGATAAGCTGGCGGTGAAACCAAAAAGCCCACTCTAAGTCCACCAGCCATGCTTTTTGAACAACTACTGATATAAAAAACCTGATCAGGAAGCATCGCCGCTAAGGGTAAGTCCCTCTGCTGCGCCAGAACAGCAGAGACCTCGTCTTCAATTATTAGTAATTGATTACGTTGTGCTGCTTGAACTAAGGATTCGCGTCGGGCCTTCGATAGTCTTGTATTGGTTGGATTATGCTGAGTCGGAGTGCAATAGATCAACCTCGGACTATACTGCCGACACAACCCATCAATCGACTCAGTCAACATACCCTCACTATCAAAAGATAACGGTATAATTTTCAATTTCAGCTGTCGTGCTAACACCTTCAACCCCGGATACGCAACGCCTTCTGCAAGTAACGTATCTCCCGGCTGGCAAACAGACATTAGCGCTAATTGAATCGCCTGCTGACCGCCATTACAGAGCGTCAGACAATCAGCACTCGGCGTAAAATCATCATAACTTAGCCACTGCGCCGCTATTTCCCTATGATGGGAAAACCCTCCTTCAGGATGGTACCCCAGTAACCGAGATAGCAGTTCAGGTTGTTGATGTAGCTCCTGCAGTGTATTTGCAAGCAGAGAGTGCTGGCCAACATCAACAGGCAAACTCACCGTAAGATCAGTAAATCCACAGGGTTTATCCGTAATAAGGTAATCACCCATAGATTGAGCACCACTGCTGCGTATGTAAGTCCCGCTACCAACCTTGGCATTCACTAAACCACGCCGCTCCGCTTCAGCGTACCCACGGGTGACTGTTCCCACCGTAACGCCAAGAGCATCAGCCAATCGGCGTTGCGGGGGCAGTTTTTCATCAGGTGATAAAACACCACTCAAAATATCGTTGGAAATAGCTTCAGCTAACGCTTTGTATCGCGCCCCTTGGTAGCGACTAAGATCGGGGGTCCAAATTGTCACCATAACAATAAAAATATTGACCTAAAAAATAGAGTTAATATGATGAATTGCTCGCTTAATTTAGTCAAAACAATAAATTGAATCCATACAATTAAGGAACCCTTATGACAAAGCGACTTTTTCTTGAAGAAAGCTACCTAGCCGAAGCGGACGGGATCATAACCTCTGTAGGTGAGTTCGAAGGACGACCTTACATAAAATTGAACCAGACTCTTTTCTATCCTCAAGGTGGAGGTCAACCAGGAGACACAGGCTGGATCGAATCACCCGTAGGCGAGTTTCGAGTCATTGACACACAAAAAAGTGAAGCCAACCAGATTTTACTCTTTCTTGAAGCAAACCACCCATTACCTAATGTAGGCGATGCTATTCACCAAAAGCTCGATTGGGAACGTCGCTACTCGCTCATGCGGATGCACACCTGCCTGCATCTACTTTGCTCTCTTGTTCCTAAAGGAGTTACCGGTGGTTCTGTTGGCGTAGAGAAAAGCCGACTCGATTTCGACCTAGGCGATAGCAAACTCGATAAAGAAGTATTAACCCAGCAGATCAATCAGCTCATCTGCACAGGTTCTGAAGTCATGTCATTAAACATTTCAGAAGCCGAGCTAGACCAGCAACCAGACTTGGTCAGAACGCTCTCAGTCCAGCCGCCTAGGGGTAGCGGTACCGTTAGGCTCATCAAAGTAGAAGGAATCGATTTACAGCCCTGCGGCGGCACCCATGTAAAGAACACACGTGAAATTGGCCCCGTGCGCATCAGTAAAATAGAGAATAAAGGCAAGCGCAATCGACGTATTCATTTAGTCTTTGATAACACGGACGTTTAACGATGTTGAGAGGAGATACCATGAAAACAATTGGAATACTCGGTGGTATGAGTTGGGAGTCAACGCAAAGTTACTACGCGACAATCAACCAAGGAATAAAGGCCGAATTAGGCGGTTTACACTCTGCCAAGATTGTACTGGTTAGCGTGGATTTTGCCGAAATAGAAGTGCTACAAGCCGAAGGCAAATGGGGAGAAGCGGCCATTTTACTAGCGCAAGCCGCTAAGCAAGTCGAAGCAGCGGGCGCAGACTGCTTACTTATAGCAACAAATACCATGCATAAAGTCGCTGATGAAATTACTAGCGCAATCGACATTCCTCTACTTCACATTGCCGATGCAACAGCGAAAGCACTTTTAGGTGATGGTGTAGAGCGTGTTGGGCTCTTAGGTACACGTTTTACGATGCAGGAAAGTTTCTATTCATCACGGCTGATTAACTTAGGGGTTAACGAGGTCATCACACCCAGTCTCGTTGAACAAGTCGAAATAAACCGTATTATCTACGATGAGCTTTGTTGTGGAACAGTAACGCTGGCATCACGGACGCTCTATCAGAACGCCATAAAAAATCTCAAGGAACAGGGTGCCGAAGCCGTTATCCTTGGTTGTACTGAAATTGGCTTGCTGATTCAGAATGCGGATAGCTGCCTACCTTTGTACGACACCACAGCGATCCACGCCAAAGCAGCGGTGGCGTTTGCTCTTACTTAATAGAAGGATTTTGAGAAATTTATGGGTGGTTTTATATCTGTAGCATTAGCCGCTGTCATTAGTTATCTGGTTTACAAAGCTTATCGAAAATGGCTTGTGTCACGGCGGGAGCAGTTAATAGACACCTACCAATTTCCACCAGCGATTGCTCGCAAGTTAATCGAAAAGTATCCCCACCTAACCGATCAAGACGCGGACTATGTGATAGCGGGACTCAGGGAATACTTTCACTTGTGTAATATCGCCGGAAATAGAATGGTCTCGATGCCTTCACAGGTAGTCGATGTCGCTTGGCACGAGTTTATTCTTTTTACACGCAAATACGAGTACTTCTGTAAGAAAGCGCTGGGAAGGTTTTTACATCACACTCCTGCTGAAGCCATGAAATCCCCGACTCTCGCTCAAAAAGGGATTAAAGCTGCATGGAATATTTCCTGCTCACGAGAGAACATTCAGCCTAAATCACCGACACAATTACCGTTGCTTTTTGCTATGGATTCACAGCTCATGATTCCTGACGGGTTCAATTACGCACTCAATTGCCAATCTCAAGAACCCGGTAAAAATGACACTTATTGTGCAGGCCATATTGGATGCGGATCGGGGTGTGGTGGCTCCAGCTGCAGTGGAGATTCATCCGGTTGCAGCGGTGGCTGTGGTGGTGACTAAAATAGAAAAAATAGCGATTTAAGCAGCAAAACCGGGCAAAAAAACGCATTTACACACCAAAAACAGACCGTTGACTATTTTTTACACACACGCTTTATCAGCGCTAGTCACCTTTTAATTAACTCCCCCGGTATGTTGAATAACCGTAGGGGGAAACCAATAACGGAACATGATAATGCGTCTCTATATCCGCAATACCAAACCGAATTACCACCTCATCAATAAAGGCAGGATCGGGTAACACCACGCCTATCTTTCGAAAATAACTCGCCACCGAAAATACCAATTCGTACTCACCTACAGCAAATTCCGCTTCGGCTAAAATAGGTGTATCAGTTCGCCCATCATCATTAGTAATACAACAATGAAGCAAGGTTTTGTTTGTGCCTTCGATGCGATAAAGGTCAACTGAAATACCTTTACCCGGTAACCCATGGGCTGTATCCAGTACATGTGTCGTTAAGTAGCCCATAGATACCACCTCTTTTGCTGCCACAAGCACGTGCTATTGATGTAGATTAGACTTCAATTTTGCCCTAAAAGGTTGTATACAACAATAACCTGACTCTAGAGTTAAGTTATTATGAGCTATCAACGCAACCTTATTGGTTATGGAGGCCAGCCTCCCCATCCTGAATGGCCCAATGAAGCCAAAATTGCACTTTCATTCGTCCTAAATTACGAGGAAGGCGGTGAGCGTTGTATTTTGCATGGCGATCAAGAGTCGGAAGCGTTCTTATCTGAAATTCCTGGTGCGCTCCCCTTCCCCCATGCTCGACATATGAGTATGGAGTCGATCTATGAATATGGCAGCCGTGCTGGCGTATGGCGCGTACTCTCATTATTCAAAAAGTACCAAATCCCATTAACTATTTTCGCAGTGGCCATGGCTGCTCAACGCCACCCCGAGGTCATTAAAGCAATGGCCGCCGCAGGACATGAGATCTGTAGCCACGGTTATCGCTGGATTGATTACCACCCAATCTCCATAAAGGAGGAACGGGAACACCTTCACACGGCTATTCAAATTCTTGAATCCATCACAGGAAAAAGACCTCTGGGTTGGTATACCGGCCGAAACAGCCCAAACACCCGACAATTGGTCATGGAGGAAGGTGGTTTTTTATATGACTCAGACGCCTATGACGATGATCTACCCTATTGGTTAGATAACCAAGGGGAAGGCCACTTAGTTATTCCTTATACACTCGACACCAACGACATGCGTTTCTCTACAACCCAAGGATTTAACAGCGGTGAGCAGTTTTACCAATATTTAAAAGATAGCTTCGATACGCTTTATGAAGAAGGTGAAACCGCACCTAAAATGCTCTCTATTGGCCTACATTGTCGTTTAATTGGCCGGCCTGGACGCATAGCTGCCCTAAAACGTTTTATCGAGTACACCCAACAATTTGACAAAGTATGGTACGCCCGGCGGATAGATATTGCGCGCCATTGGTACGATAAGCACCCCTACACACCACAGGCCCTCCAGTCATGAAATTTCGCACAATCAAACCCTGCCAAATGAATAAAGCGACTTTTGTGCAATGCTTCTCGGATATCTATGAACACTCCCCTTGGATAGCCGACGCAACCTATGATAAAGGCCCTGTAGATCAGTTTGATGATCTGCATATCGTTCACAGAACAATGAGCGAAGTTCTGTTAAACGCCTCTTATGAGCAACAACTGGCCTTAATCAATGCCCATCCGGATTTAGCCGGCAAAGCTGCGATTCAAGGTACGCTAACGGCCTCCTCTACCCAAGAGCAAGCGGGCGCGGGTATTCACAAATGCAGTGCCGAAGAATTTAAGCGCTTTTCACAGCTCAACGCTGCCTATAAAGCAAAGTTTGCCTTCCCATTTATAAAGGCAGTCAAAGGTAGTAACCGCTTTCAGATTCTAGAGGCCTTTGCATCGAGACTAAAAAACGATAAACCCACTGAATTTAAACAAGCCCTAGACGAAATTAACAAAATCGCTCTGTTTCGCTTAGAAATGCTTTGATTGGTGAGAATAGATATGCAAAAGAACACTGATTTCACCCGCTTTACCAACCTTGCGGATGCACGTTTAGGGAGTGTGGCAACATTTGTGACAGATGACTGGTTTGCCGATGTTAACCGCATGCTCCAGCCAGAAGCTCCCGTTTGGAAAGACGGCGTATATGATGATAACGGCAAATGGATGGACGGCTGGGAATCACGAAGAAAACGCTTCGAAGGCTATGATTATGCCATCGTTAAACTCGGTGTTGCAGGTGTTATAAAAGGCGTGGATATCGATACCGCCTACTTCACAGGAAACTACCCTCCATCTGCCTCTATTGATGCTTGTTTCTCCCCGGATAAAGCACCAGACGAGTCTACCCAGTGGGAAACATTACTGGGTGCCGTTAGCCTCAACGGCGACAGCCATAATTTGTTTCCGGTAGACGATTCTCGCCCTTGGACTCACATACGCCTGAATATTTTTCCTGACGGAGGTGTTGCACGCTTACGCTTATACGGCAAACCCTATCGCAACTGGAGTGCTAGCCAAGAAGGGTTAGAGCTAGACTTCGCTTCTGTACTCAATGGAGCACGGGCACTGGCTTGTAGCGATGAGCATTACGGGAAAATGGGCAATATCCTCAACCCTGGCAGAGGGGTAAACATGGGTGATGGCTGGGAAACAGCACGGCGCAGAACCCCAGGTAATGATTGGGTTATCGTTGCCCTCGCACATCCCTGTGATGTCACACATATC includes:
- the puuE gene encoding allantoinase PuuE gives rise to the protein MSYQRNLIGYGGQPPHPEWPNEAKIALSFVLNYEEGGERCILHGDQESEAFLSEIPGALPFPHARHMSMESIYEYGSRAGVWRVLSLFKKYQIPLTIFAVAMAAQRHPEVIKAMAAAGHEICSHGYRWIDYHPISIKEEREHLHTAIQILESITGKRPLGWYTGRNSPNTRQLVMEEGGFLYDSDAYDDDLPYWLDNQGEGHLVIPYTLDTNDMRFSTTQGFNSGEQFYQYLKDSFDTLYEEGETAPKMLSIGLHCRLIGRPGRIAALKRFIEYTQQFDKVWYARRIDIARHWYDKHPYTPQALQS
- the ccoG gene encoding cytochrome c oxidase accessory protein CcoG, with protein sequence MQQIPVEQIEVMPFSKDEKIHVRLTEGRFQQLRRLISWPLLFAYFALVWIQVGDKPWLLFDFSQRSIHLFGNSLSWHDLPLLAGVMIAGASLLFFMAVAWGRVWCGFACPQSIWTWVFIRIENWTEGRASLRAKQDSQPMTGGKLVRRIAKHSLWISVSLLTAITFTGYFIPIRELFEALLNLSASQSVVGWITIMAALTYANAGLVREKICLHACPYSRFQGVMFDDHTRTVSYDRQRGEPRGHLRCSDGTTGDCVDCNLCVQVCPTGIDIRHGLQAACIDCGACIDACDQVMDKLKRPRGLIRFTSDALLNKQNSPIWRPRLLGYLLILIIATGATVFGLTQKTDILIEIRRDRGALFHQPDDDTVCNRYLIKAEPFHSSIQRLTVTAAGISNIRLEGLSVLSKEHYGYWIPYQVCTEHKVASGTPIKFTFSGAGLTATKETRFITRNR
- the alc gene encoding allantoicase; translated protein: MQKNTDFTRFTNLADARLGSVATFVTDDWFADVNRMLQPEAPVWKDGVYDDNGKWMDGWESRRKRFEGYDYAIVKLGVAGVIKGVDIDTAYFTGNYPPSASIDACFSPDKAPDESTQWETLLGAVSLNGDSHNLFPVDDSRPWTHIRLNIFPDGGVARLRLYGKPYRNWSASQEGLELDFASVLNGARALACSDEHYGKMGNILNPGRGVNMGDGWETARRRTPGNDWVIVALAHPCDVTHILVDTHHFKGNYPDRCSVQAALVEGGTDDQIATRSLYWKELLPSQKLEMDAEHHFKSEIQPLGKVSHIKLNIYPDGGISRLRVFGKLNKT
- a CDS encoding PLP-dependent aminotransferase family protein: MVTIWTPDLSRYQGARYKALAEAISNDILSGVLSPDEKLPPQRRLADALGVTVGTVTRGYAEAERRGLVNAKVGSGTYIRSSGAQSMGDYLITDKPCGFTDLTVSLPVDVGQHSLLANTLQELHQQPELLSRLLGYHPEGGFSHHREIAAQWLSYDDFTPSADCLTLCNGGQQAIQLALMSVCQPGDTLLAEGVAYPGLKVLARQLKLKIIPLSFDSEGMLTESIDGLCRQYSPRLIYCTPTQHNPTNTRLSKARRESLVQAAQRNQLLIIEDEVSAVLAQQRDLPLAAMLPDQVFYISSCSKSMAGGLRVGFLVSPPAYHCKVSAALRASCWMAAPLMVEIACRWIKQGHADKLLNQQKKKLRERFLIAKTLLAGLEFHARADSFFVWLSLPDHWRALDFVRAVETQKIMITAAESFAVANYAAPQAVRICISAAENNEVLSKALLAIKTLALSTPDTELSLF
- a CDS encoding alanyl-tRNA editing protein — protein: MTKRLFLEESYLAEADGIITSVGEFEGRPYIKLNQTLFYPQGGGQPGDTGWIESPVGEFRVIDTQKSEANQILLFLEANHPLPNVGDAIHQKLDWERRYSLMRMHTCLHLLCSLVPKGVTGGSVGVEKSRLDFDLGDSKLDKEVLTQQINQLICTGSEVMSLNISEAELDQQPDLVRTLSVQPPRGSGTVRLIKVEGIDLQPCGGTHVKNTREIGPVRISKIENKGKRNRRIHLVFDNTDV
- the uraH gene encoding hydroxyisourate hydrolase, with the translated sequence MGYLTTHVLDTAHGLPGKGISVDLYRIEGTNKTLLHCCITNDDGRTDTPILAEAEFAVGEYELVFSVASYFRKIGVVLPDPAFIDEVVIRFGIADIETHYHVPLLVSPYGYSTYRGS
- a CDS encoding aspartate/glutamate racemase family protein gives rise to the protein MKTIGILGGMSWESTQSYYATINQGIKAELGGLHSAKIVLVSVDFAEIEVLQAEGKWGEAAILLAQAAKQVEAAGADCLLIATNTMHKVADEITSAIDIPLLHIADATAKALLGDGVERVGLLGTRFTMQESFYSSRLINLGVNEVITPSLVEQVEINRIIYDELCCGTVTLASRTLYQNAIKNLKEQGAEAVILGCTEIGLLIQNADSCLPLYDTTAIHAKAAVAFALT
- a CDS encoding substrate-binding periplasmic protein; this encodes MNLKNYLNFFVKRLIPLLFFSSAVIGAESITLYTYHKTPPFITGANNGLTYDLAKYLTEKSGGAYQFDVEVMPRKRLDQLMVDTDMVIPWVTPAWFGPGAAEKYQWTKPILEDGSIYVWRPEANRTFSTPDELKGARLGGILGYRYINIDPMVASGEISRVDTQDESQLLEMLLLDRFDVGIAPLSASRYLMKSNQWTEKLSFSLHHGFLRSFLLKTDDQQLNDFIQIHAKEMGSDSQWAEILGNYGLSPKHPMSSVSDAN
- a CDS encoding LLM class flavin-dependent oxidoreductase, with product MTYQLTVVDQSPVQLGTAGADQAPTLSAQLAKACDQWGYQRYWLAEHHNSNSFAGPCPEVLISHIASITKEIRVGSGGVMLANHNPYKVAEQFRMLETLFPGRIDLGIGRAPGGDGVASQALAYPYRPDNGQRYAEQTQLLCGFLRDGFADSHAFSDLKVMPDDQPCPELWMLGTSGGSAAFAGQMGMKMSLGLFISPGDQTVAIMREYQRAFRESGHAGEPQTMITVSALCAPTREEALYLAAPQALWKVMAFRHGVRNPWLSPEEALNQLKTLPLSDQRYFDELINSVLLGSPDECAEQLAALTQYWGTNEIGLVTVTHDYESRKRSYELMAQAAGIIDV
- a CDS encoding PLP-dependent aminotransferase family protein codes for the protein MGSEYRYRQLEAWLIEGIQKKRWGKGDRLPSIRSLCETKALSKATVLHAYQRLEASGLIEARPKSGYFVCGSRIERPLPESRPPISAPLPVSVSDVVMDVMARGAAFDLLPERHQREENSHAVQLLNRHIGRALRSQRGAAHQYYDGPAGHIELRALIAQRYRRLSCELTTEDLCITAGCQQALFLALMATCQIGDTVAVESPGFYGVFQLLEQLGLKALEIPSSAVDGLQTQVLAEALTRWKIKACVVTPAFATPCGATLTHSAREELIHLANTYDFAVIEDDIYGDLGFFVRPEPLKALDTEDRVILCSSLSKNLSRDIRIGWIAAARWHDKVKHLKLVTMLASSRFVQQGVVSFFKDGAYDAHLRKQREVLRYNCDQLVNYLNEQWPSDIKLSVPEGGLALWLQLPDHLNTLAHYNEALREGMVITPGALFSAADNYHHCIRLSFAHPITQAREAALFRLGEIFFMK
- a CDS encoding glycine-rich domain-containing protein; translated protein: MGGFISVALAAVISYLVYKAYRKWLVSRREQLIDTYQFPPAIARKLIEKYPHLTDQDADYVIAGLREYFHLCNIAGNRMVSMPSQVVDVAWHEFILFTRKYEYFCKKALGRFLHHTPAEAMKSPTLAQKGIKAAWNISCSRENIQPKSPTQLPLLFAMDSQLMIPDGFNYALNCQSQEPGKNDTYCAGHIGCGSGCGGSSCSGDSSGCSGGCGGD
- the uraD gene encoding 2-oxo-4-hydroxy-4-carboxy-5-ureidoimidazoline decarboxylase, with amino-acid sequence MKFRTIKPCQMNKATFVQCFSDIYEHSPWIADATYDKGPVDQFDDLHIVHRTMSEVLLNASYEQQLALINAHPDLAGKAAIQGTLTASSTQEQAGAGIHKCSAEEFKRFSQLNAAYKAKFAFPFIKAVKGSNRFQILEAFASRLKNDKPTEFKQALDEINKIALFRLEML